A stretch of DNA from Saccharomycodes ludwigii strain NBRC 1722 chromosome I, whole genome shotgun sequence:
attttgaaaaaatttgggGAACCTGCTAATATCAAAGAACCTGAAGCTTACTTAAAATCAATGGAAAAGAATTATAGATATTTACAAGAAACTTGGTAAGCttttagatatatatatatatatatattattattattattattattattattattatctcaTTCTGTAATACTTTGTGGATATACAATGTTAACAGAAACAGAGTACCAAACGGTTCCGATATCCAGTCTAAATGGATTCACATCCTGTGAAGCTATAtgtttttctaatttagTGATTTCTCCTATAAACCATTCCTCGTTAGTGTACAACGGATCCTGAACAAAATAACGAATATTTTCGGTTATAGTAAAAACGGCCCACGttccattattataatcatcCTTGTCCTTATccttatcattattattgttactttGACGGTGATGATGgttaatattaatgttagtggaattaatttttgagCTTAAAACCATGTCGATGCCAGAATTGATAGAGGAAGATGGTCTCATTAATGTAGGACTAGTCAAATCTATAGAAGACAAAGATGAATTCACTGAGGATGAATAACCACTTGGTTCATATTTCCCTAATCTGGCAGGCAAAAATAGGGCCAAATCTCCCACTTGGAAATCCTTAACTGCGATTTGTCTCTTTAAGCCattgttttgtttgtttttcttaataTCCTTAGTTAGTTTTTTAGCCAACATTTCTATATCCTTAAATCTTTTCATAACCGaattttcatatattttttctccaCCATACATTGACCTAacaaattgtaaaaaatcCATTCTACTACTAGCATCATTTTTGatgttttgaaataaaaatttcaattcaGTAATTAAAGAGCTATTCATTTGAATTTCCATGCCAGGTGTCGAAGTACTTTCTTCAAGCCGTTTCCTCAACCCCTTCACCCTTTTAATCACCAAAGTCTGCTTTCCATCAACGCAGTCCCTTTCCAATAACAAtccaatattttctaataaaaaaatgtcatTAATCACAATATTAAACAATTCTATGATGTATTGATTCAAAACCTGTTCCAACTCATTAGTATCTTCTTTCTGAACTTGATCATCGGATGTGGTTAGTTGTTTGGAAGCGTTGTCATCACTATGAATAGACGCCTCATGCGCAATCTGGCTACTCCTGGGTGTTTTGAGCATCAAATCTCCAAGCTGTTTCTGGTAATTTTCAATCTGCAAATtcaattcatttttttcggCATTGAATTCTTCTTGCATATTTTGCATATTAGCcaataaattgttttttgtttctacAACCTCTTCGTAGCTAGATTTCCAATCTTTTGATATTTGCAAGTTAGCATTGTTAGCCTCTACAATATCCTTCAATTGGTTTTGAAATTGTGTATTCAATTCATACTCTTTATTCTCCcagttttttattttggaagCTAAAGTGGAATAATCCtcatttaatatattcaatGCATCTTTGTAACACTTGGATTCGGTTTCCAAATCACTAATCTTTGAATTgtatttttgaatttccaattttagatccttattattcaatttcaaaaaattcaattccTTCAGTAATGCCTGATCGTTATTCTTAATAGTTTTTGACGACAACTTCTCATTATCATCAACACCAATAACACTGAcactattatttaaaatcaaagaaGAATTAACACTGGCTGTTTCAAATGGCCTAAGCGAGTGGTTGCTGTTGCTACAGAGGTGTCGTTGATTATCACTATCATTATAATAGGTGTTTTTgttacaatttttaaagatacCTGCGGGCCATGAGCCTAGattttccatttctttTATGTGTAATTGTGCTTCTAATCTCTGTATTCGTAATTTATAACTTCTTAATaactcatttttttgttgtagatatatatttggatCACAAACAATatgttcttttttcttgttaGGGAAACTCATCTTAAAATTAACAACTTGCTGAAGcctaaaaagtaaaatatcGTCAACCGCAACCTTATTCACACCAAGTACTTTTAAACTTGTTAAATATTCATTAATATCGTCCAAAGAAATTTTGTAAAACGCATCTAGAGCTTCTAATTGGAAATCTGATTCAGTTATAAGATCAGTAACGATATCACAATCTTTATTTGCAAAAGACGTCAAAAGCAACAAAACTGAACTATTACCTGCACTATCATTGTCgttctttttattaccCGCAAGATCTAAATCTTTTAACCACATATttctcatttttaattcatcatcctttaatttcaataaatcaaggttaaaaaatatttttaattctgtATTTAATTGTTCTGCCCATAGCTTCCTCCTATATAATTCTATCAAATATAGGCCATAAATCACAGGGAAATCCTCCAAGACTCCAAAATTCAGTTGCAATTTCTTGTAAAGTTCTAACCTGGCTTCGTAGCCTTCAGTAACCATGTCTTTGATTTTCAAAGCTTCCACCTGgataaaagatattataCCCATAAACTCCAAAATACTTAATTGAACCGCTCTTTTATCCTCCAATAGTTGTGTCGCTTTGGAATATAGCGAAGTTGCCATTATTGATAATTGTGGTATATAATCATTTAACATTTTACCTAACAGACTATTAGAATATTCATTATTTAATGTGTCTGTCATATCTTTAACTGTTTCGCAATATTCTTTGAATTTGCcaaataatttatcttCAAAAGATAAATCTGGATGTAATTTTTCAGTAATTTTGTGTTTCAAATTCGATAAAATTTCTATGATTTCTCCCTTAATTATGTTTTCCAAGCCCTTTAATTTATGGTCAATTTTCATAAATGACTCATTTAAAGATTCCTCACAttcatttaattcttcATACGCTGAAGTTAGTttaacaaaatcaaaataatccgccaattttgtaaaattcCTCTGAGGAAAAACACATTTTAATGTTGACAAAATATCCTTGTAAATTGATACCCAGTTACTGGCATTACTATGCTTTTGTAAATCtttgtaaaatttaaagaCTTCTCGGTAACTTTTTTCCGTGGTGTGGTAATAAACTTCTAAATACCTCACTGCTGCATCTATGCCCTGTATAAAGTTGCTGTTCATGTCACTAAATCCctccaaaattttataatagtATTTTACATCAATATACAAAGCATTTAACCAACCCAAATTAGTTTGGGCAAAGcttttataatattgagCTCTTAATTGTTCGTCATGAACAAAATCTGCAAATGGAGAGGGTAGAGGTTTTAATAAGTTTGGTATCGGGTCTGTAATATCCAACAACTCATTCATTTTGTCTTTATAAGCCAAGTTTACTGGTGCGGTGATTGAGCCATTTGATGGTGGggatatttttgtatttttttttgatttttcaatattttcttctgtATCTGATTCAAAATTAGTATGGAGTGGTGGTGCCtttaaaaaactaaatattCTTCTATGGAAAACGTATAAAACTTCAACCCCTatcaatttgtttttaaaatcttggTTTTTCAACTTTAAACCAAAAGGTAACATGATGAAGATTTCAGGGGTTGGAATATTCCattgtttttgaatatAAGCTTTCAATACATCTATGTGCCGATAAATTGCCATATTAATGATTAATTTGGTTCCTGTAACTACATTAATCAATGTAATATTGTTGGGGTTCATTTCTGAGAcaatattcattttttaattttttattattacaatgTTCTAATCCGtgctttcttttttttaatatccgTAATTGTGTTTAAcgtaaatatatatatatatatatatatataatattacaaAGATGAGgaatagataaaaaaaaaaaaaaaaaaatattatcatgaatattttttttaagggtAAACTGCATTATTTATGTTTACACCCGTACATTATAActaaaataatcaaaattacAACTAATTTGTCAAATCTGACcgcacttttttttttttttttgttatccGAAAGTCTAACGGAAAGAATAGAATTTCGGACTTTAGCTGTagttgtgttttttttttttcatttagaAGCAGCTATTTTACATAACTTTATTTTGGAAACTTTGTTACTTAGCAGAGCAAACAGCTTATAACATTTATTCTCTTTCTAATTTTCTTAATTGTTCCACTTGGTAATAACACATATAAGAACAAGAAACTATCCCACGCACACGAAgcaatttgtttttatttttcaggacacaaaaaaaagaaaaaatatatatattatgcCTGATATTGTTTATAAGAATTTTGATTTGAATGATCGTACTTCCTTCCATCAAGTTGCAGATCTAATAGATAATGATTTATCCGAACCCTATTCTGTCTATGTTTATAGAtactttttaaatgaatGGCCCAGCTTATGTAAATTGGCATATGATCTAGAGAGTAAAACCCCTGATATTCCTATAGGATGTATTATAAGTAAAGTAGATTCATATAAAGATGGAAGAAGAATAAGAGGATATATTGGAATGCTAGTAGTGAAAAGCGAATACCGAGGAAACGGAATTGCTAGGAAATTAATTTACAATAGTATACAAGAGATGCGATCATTAAATTTTAGTTGTGATGAAATTATGCTTGAGACTGAAGTGGCTAATAAGGCTGCATTGCATTTATATGAAAGTTTTGGTTTTATTCGAACAAAAAGGTTGTACAGatattatttgaataaaGGAGATGCTTTTAGATTGATTTTGCCTTTAACTGAAAAGAGTTGTGTTCGAtctacttttttaatacccACAAGTAGCAACAGtagtattagtaatatGATTGATCTGAAGGATATTATATAGTAACAAACCAAAAattatacatatacatatgtgtgtttaaataaataaataaataaaaaataataaaaaataaaaataaaaaataaaaaataaaaaataataaagaaatccCGACGATTAATTActtagatttattaaagttatgaataatgaaaatttattCAGTCATGATACATAATATTCTGCAAAGcagagaagaaaaaaaaaaaagagacaAACCTATTCTTCATCATTGAATTTAGGAGCCAAGAAGAAACTTAGAAATccatttgtattatttagtTTAAATTCAAACAAAGCTGGTGCATCAACAGCTAACTTTAGAGTAATAGCCATGCTCAACCCAGAGGCCTTAACTATATCTAGTAAATATTTGGAACTGAATGTTAAATCAACCGGTTTTTCTAGTTCAACGACAATTTTATCCTCTGGTTTGTCTAAATTAACATTTGGCTTTAAAATAACACTACCAGACCCAATTTCACCATCCGCAACAAATTTAATAGTATCTTTGGTCACGATAGCGGTAAAAGAATCACTTAGTTGATTCAAATCACGCACAGTCTTGGCAAACTCTACGCTTGGCATTTCAACTAAACAATCATACTTCATATCATCAATTTTTAACATATCGGCATCAATGTTTACTAATTTCAAAGAATACTCTGacattttttccttcttaaCATCTtcaaaaagaattaatagGGAATCCGGTTCATCTTCCGCAATTAAAGTTAGATTATCTGTATTATTCCCACAACGCAAAATTTTTGCTAAAGACGTTAAATTAAGACCCAACGTAATACCTCTATCACATCTATATTCTTCAAATAAATCGGCTCCAATTTTTAAGGCGACTAATAAAACACGAGAATCATCAACTGCTTGGGCTTCAATACCATTTTCATCACATACAAAATTGACTAATTCAACACTGTCTTTAAAGgaatcaataatttttttcaacaaggATGCTTCGGTAAATTTAGCTTCTAACATggtaaatttttctttttctttagatatatatatgtgtgtattTGATACTTGAAATTGATGCCAATCGTCTATTTATAAAGTTATATTAGTCtttgtaaattttaattcaattatatcattttattaaaacataACCGATTAGtattgaaaattatatCACTCATGAATATGGATAAATATGGACATATAAACATCTATATGTGAAAGGGTACTAACGAACAAAGTTTACAAAggtggaaaaaaaaaacaaaaaaaaaaacaaaaaaaaaaagatcacTAGTATTCTATTTATATgggataaaaaaagtaaaaaaaaaaatatatatataaatattaaaagaaaaaaaaaaatttttttttaaattaaaataaaagaatatgTTACATTTACGCGTTTCGTGTTTCGTTTTGcttaaaaagtttatttaattctcttttaattattcaattaatCTCATATacagaaaaagagaaaaaaaagtcttgtaaagtttttattcatgattaaaattcaaaataccaaatataaacaataagtattgttataatttgatcaattttttgaattactttaaaatatttgaagcAGAATACTGATTACCAGCCTTCCTTCCGTTAATTTTTGAGGATTTTACGTTATAGCCTATTTAATCAGACTTGATATGAATCCATTTTGATATAAATTTACaattaacaaatttaaaataaaagtatgaataaatatttatttatttatttatttatacaCAAATCCTccagataaaaaaaagtagacACTCTTGGCTCCATTAacttataaatataatactTTCAGatgaagagaaaaaaattttttttttaaatttataaaaaatttttttggggAAAGTTCTCAATTAAGAACTATAGTAACCTAACGAAAACAAACacacacaaaaaaaaaaaaaaaaaaattaaagtgaaatataataatataattgaGTAGTATTAAAAGATGTTTATCCttaacaatagtaataaaaccagtacaaaataaaaaaaaaaaatacacatttaaaagtaaaatttaAGAAATACTAATCAACAGATTCATTCAGTGGCACGGGTAGCCAAgtataattctttttcagATTCATATCTCTTTTTATCAGCTTCAGCTTTAGCTTCATATGGTTGTTTTTCAACTTCGTTCAAAGCCTTCCATCTTTCACCTAATACCCTACCAACTTGTCCAAAACTAATACCTGGGTTTTCAGAACGAACAATATCTCTATTTTCATTTgcaaaaaacatataagCGGACAAAGCTCTTTTTGGAGCATTTGGatccttcttctttctgTGTGTCTTTCTTTTACCACCTTCTCTTGGagccatttttttctattttaattgtgtgtgtgttttttttaatgtatttAATCGAAATTAATGTACTAGCAATTGATCAACtaaactttattattatgactttttagtattttctttttttaataataatatcataaAAAGAGATtgttagtaaaaaaaaatattttagaaaTGTTTCCATACAAATAAACTGCAATaacaaaagaataatatcAATCAGAAAATACCGAAGAATAATTGACGCCAAAAATTTGGTAACAACcaggaaaaggaaaaattaaaaaaaattggaaaaaaaaaagataaaaaaactaaaggGAATGAGAAAATCATAAAGTAGAAATTGATTAGTAGTTAGCacattatatttatactacgccaaaatgtttttactaacaaaactttttttaaatgggaggaagggggaaaaaacaggaagaaaaaaaaaaattaaaaagtatttttcaGTATTGCCTTATCCCatacaaattaaaacataacaaattttcttttctttttcaaaaaaaaaaaaaagaaaaaaaaaaaaaaaaaatttaattcgTGTCGCGCGTTTAGACGGTAGCCTTCGTCAATATTTGAAATACAAACACgcgtttcttttttccattcCCTTGccgttgttgttgtgtTCCATAGAAATCACCATAGAAATGTTGTGAGACattcaaattattatttctttttttgtatttccCCGCCCCGTACCGTTCTGAGAAATtcacttttaataaaaaactgCAGGTTTGCAAATTATTAGTGAATGTTTCAGAACCAATAAAAGCATAAAAACTTTGCTTTgtttactatttttaatcaGCGTACAGAAATCAATACGGATCTTTCTACGAGAAAAGTAAGCCAactaattaataatagcaatttGAACAACTCCTCACACACTTTTATTATAGCTTTTCCTGTTTTTTGGCGTAGTGGAAATTGCTAGTTTTAcagcaataaaaaaaaaaaaaattgtataaCTAATGATTGAACATGCTGGTAGATCATCTATTAATCAAAATTTATGGCCTCCATTGCTTTATTTTCCCTTAACCATTCtacctctttttttcttttccttttttccatcccatctttgtttttccaGAGTTACTATCACTTGTGCCGTTTGACGCTGTTAAGTTTTCTCATTCATAATGTAGAGGTATATAAAGATCCATTTAGATACATAAGGAGAGTGAAGTAAAAGGTAAAGCTAACAGCGGAATCTAATGGATATACGTTAATCAGTTTCCTGacatgataaaaatatttgaaagtCTGTACATTATATTAGGGGTTAATATGAGATAAATCATAATTAAACTCAAAATAATCTGG
This window harbors:
- a CDS encoding non-histone chromosomal protein 6 (similar to Saccharomyces cerevisiae YBR089C-A | NHP6B | Non-Histone Protein (paralog of YPR052C | NHP6A)), which encodes MAPREGGKRKTHRKKKDPNAPKRALSAYMFFANENRDIVRSENPGISFGQVGRVLGERWKALNEVEKQPYEAKAEADKKRYESEKELYLATRATE
- the MAK3 gene encoding peptide alpha-N-acetyltransferase MAK3 (similar to Saccharomyces cerevisiae YPR051W | MAK3 | MAintenance of Killer) — translated: MPDIVYKNFDLNDRTSFHQVADLIDNDLSEPYSVYVYRYFLNEWPSLCKLAYDLESKTPDIPIGCIISKVDSYKDGRRIRGYIGMLVVKSEYRGNGIARKLIYNSIQEMRSLNFSCDEIMLETEVANKAALHLYESFGFIRTKRLYRYYLNKGDAFRLILPLTEKSCVRSTFLIPTSSNSSISNMIDLKDII
- the ATG11 gene encoding autophagy protein ATG11 (similar to Saccharomyces cerevisiae YPR049C | ATG11 | AuTophaGy related) yields the protein MNIVSEMNPNNITLINVVTGTKLIINMAIYRHIDVLKAYIQKQWNIPTPEIFIMLPFGLKLKNQDFKNKLIGVEVLYVFHRRIFSFLKAPPLHTNFESDTEENIEKSKKNTKISPPSNGSITAPVNLAYKDKMNELLDITDPIPNLLKPLPSPFADFVHDEQLRAQYYKSFAQTNLGWLNALYIDVKYYYKILEGFSDMNSNFIQGIDAAVRYLEVYYHTTEKSYREVFKFYKDLQKHSNASNWVSIYKDILSTLKCVFPQRNFTKLADYFDFVKLTSAYEELNECEESLNESFMKIDHKLKGLENIIKGEIIEILSNLKHKITEKLHPDLSFEDKLFGKFKEYCETVKDMTDTLNNEYSNSLLGKMLNDYIPQLSIMATSLYSKATQLLEDKRAVQLSILEFMGIISFIQVEALKIKDMVTEGYEARLELYKKLQLNFGVLEDFPVIYGLYLIELYRRKLWAEQLNTELKIFFNLDLLKLKDDELKMRNMWLKDLDLAGNKKNDNDSAGNSSVLLLLTSFANKDCDIVTDLITESDFQLEALDAFYKISLDDINEYLTSLKVLGVNKVAVDDILLFRLQQVVNFKMSFPNKKKEHIVCDPNIYLQQKNELLRSYKLRIQRLEAQLHIKEMENLGSWPAGIFKNCNKNTYYNDSDNQRHLCSNSNHSLRPFETASVNSSLILNNSVSVIGVDDNEKLSSKTIKNNDQALLKELNFLKLNNKDLKLEIQKYNSKISDLETESKCYKDALNILNEDYSTLASKIKNWENKEYELNTQFQNQLKDIVEANNANLQISKDWKSSYEEVVETKNNLLANMQNMQEEFNAEKNELNLQIENYQKQLGDLMLKTPRSSQIAHEASIHSDDNASKQLTTSDDQVQKEDTNELEQVLNQYIIELFNIVINDIFLLENIGLLLERDCVDGKQTLVIKRVKGLRKRLEESTSTPGMEIQMNSSLITELKFLFQNIKNDASSRMDFLQFVRSMYGGEKIYENSVMKRFKDIEMLAKKLTKDIKKNKQNNGLKRQIAVKDFQVGDLALFLPARLGKYEPSGYSSSVNSSLSSIDLTSPTLMRPSSSINSGIDMVLSSKINSTNININHHHRQSNNNNDKDKDKDDYNNGTWAVFTITENIRYFVQDPLYTNEEWFIGEITKLEKHIASQDVNPFRLDIGTVWYSVSVNIVYPQSITE
- the POL30 gene encoding proliferating cell nuclear antigen (similar to Saccharomyces cerevisiae YBR088C | POL30 | POLymerase); this translates as MLEAKFTEASLLKKIIDSFKDSVELVNFVCDENGIEAQAVDDSRVLLVALKIGADLFEEYRCDRGITLGLNLTSLAKILRCGNNTDNLTLIAEDEPDSLLILFEDVKKEKMSEYSLKLVNIDADMLKIDDMKYDCLVEMPSVEFAKTVRDLNQLSDSFTAIVTKDTIKFVADGEIGSGSVILKPNVNLDKPEDKIVVELEKPVDLTFSSKYLLDIVKASGLSMAITLKLAVDAPALFEFKLNNTNGFLSFFLAPKFNDEE